A DNA window from Hydrogenophaga taeniospiralis contains the following coding sequences:
- a CDS encoding lytic transglycosylase domain-containing protein: MAALGDVSRGFFDITHNGLALLGTLLAVGLITLAARSDLRTSAEQQLLGWLLERQVATTETADAAVFNPEPSAIERVTAVQPTDLPKQQANVAFWLSRKYRVAPEPLSVLVAEAFDVGQKARVDPTLILAVMAIESRFNPFAQSPVGAQGLMQVLTRVHTDKYEDFGGRLAAFDPVSNLRVGAKVLQDCIKQAGSIEGGLRLYVGAVSSDGGDYINKVMAEHLRIQSVALGKPMPRYFPQIQRTQVIAPATVEPTPEPDSATDFEAEAPAAPVVPPETPLANS, from the coding sequence ATGGCCGCACTGGGCGATGTGTCCCGCGGCTTTTTCGACATCACCCACAATGGCCTGGCGCTGCTGGGCACCCTGCTGGCCGTCGGACTGATCACGCTGGCCGCGCGCAGCGATCTGCGAACCAGCGCCGAACAACAGCTGCTCGGCTGGTTGCTGGAGCGCCAAGTAGCAACGACCGAAACCGCAGACGCGGCCGTGTTCAACCCCGAGCCCAGCGCCATCGAGCGCGTCACCGCCGTCCAGCCGACCGACCTCCCAAAACAGCAGGCCAATGTGGCCTTCTGGTTGAGCCGCAAATACCGTGTGGCGCCCGAACCCCTGAGCGTGCTGGTGGCGGAGGCCTTTGACGTCGGCCAGAAAGCCCGGGTAGATCCCACGCTGATCCTCGCGGTCATGGCCATCGAGTCGCGTTTCAACCCGTTTGCACAGAGCCCCGTGGGTGCACAAGGCCTGATGCAGGTGCTGACCCGGGTCCACACCGACAAATACGAGGATTTCGGCGGGCGACTGGCGGCCTTCGACCCGGTGTCGAACCTTCGTGTGGGCGCCAAAGTGCTGCAGGACTGCATCAAGCAGGCAGGCTCGATCGAGGGCGGCCTGCGGCTTTACGTGGGCGCAGTCTCATCCGATGGCGGTGACTACATCAACAAGGTCATGGCGGAACACCTGCGCATCCAGAGCGTGGCCCTGGGCAAACCCATGCCACGCTATTTCCCGCAAATCCAACGCACCCAGGTGATCGCACCCGCGACCGTCGAGCCCACACCCGAGCCAGACTCTGCGACCGACTTCGAAGCGGAAGCGCCTGCGGCCCCCGTCGTCCCACCCGAGACGCCTCTGGCGAACTCGTGA
- a CDS encoding GspH/FimT family protein, whose protein sequence is MKLNAARGVTALELLVVLSVVAILATLALPSWQELSNAQRRWAVASQLSAHLALARSAAISRGRSVTLSPRGQGWSGGWRVYLDSQPNGQWDAGESILAEHEGDAQTSIAGNGSMNRYILFDPDGRPIQTGGGFLAGTLRVCVPATRGVTALIMNAAGRVREERRNGDCMT, encoded by the coding sequence ATGAAGCTGAACGCAGCCCGTGGGGTGACTGCGCTGGAGTTGCTCGTCGTCCTGTCGGTGGTCGCCATTCTGGCGACCCTGGCTTTGCCATCCTGGCAGGAACTGTCCAATGCCCAGCGGCGCTGGGCGGTGGCCAGTCAGCTAAGCGCCCATCTGGCGCTGGCTCGCAGCGCTGCCATTTCACGAGGGCGATCGGTGACGCTATCGCCTCGGGGGCAGGGATGGTCTGGTGGGTGGCGGGTTTATCTCGACAGCCAGCCAAATGGCCAATGGGACGCCGGTGAAAGCATCCTGGCCGAGCATGAAGGTGACGCACAGACCAGCATTGCTGGCAACGGCAGCATGAATCGCTACATCCTCTTCGACCCCGACGGGCGCCCGATCCAAACGGGTGGTGGATTTCTGGCGGGTACTCTGCGGGTGTGCGTCCCTGCCACACGGGGCGTGACGGCGCTGATCATGAACGCCGCAGGGCGTGTGCGCGAAGAGCGGCGAAATGGGGATTGCATGACCTGA
- a CDS encoding PilW family protein, which produces MTQRPRISRPRPSRRQIRGFGIVELMVAIALGLFLVGGVIGVFVTNQQAYRTTEQLSRMQESGRTAVELMARQVREAGGSPCGRGVPTADVINPDSGGSAFWWANWTDGIRGYDNSTAANGITIGTGAGQRVDGTDAVFLVFGNLNTGVRINGHVPTSAQFDVGTNSHGLVDGDIVLVCNYRQAALLQVTSASTSNSTVVHNTGVAGVSPGNCSKGLGYPTDCSNVNGNLYDFSGGYMVKLTSEIWYIGFNGRGGRSLYRARLVNSGGTVSATPLIEEIAEGVTDMQLTYLETDATGALPTDYATAASVTSWPRVNAVRVTLTLQSLQNVGTDGAALQRQMTHVVTLRNRLP; this is translated from the coding sequence ATGACCCAGCGTCCCAGAATTTCCAGACCCCGCCCCTCCCGCAGACAGATTCGCGGCTTCGGTATTGTTGAGCTCATGGTGGCCATTGCGCTGGGGTTGTTCCTGGTGGGTGGCGTCATCGGCGTGTTCGTCACCAATCAGCAGGCTTATCGCACCACCGAGCAGCTCTCCCGCATGCAGGAAAGCGGACGCACCGCCGTGGAACTGATGGCGCGGCAAGTGCGCGAAGCCGGCGGAAGTCCGTGTGGTCGGGGTGTGCCCACCGCGGATGTGATAAACCCTGATTCCGGTGGCAGCGCCTTCTGGTGGGCCAATTGGACCGATGGCATCCGGGGCTATGACAACAGTACGGCAGCCAACGGCATCACCATCGGAACCGGTGCGGGTCAACGGGTCGATGGCACCGATGCGGTCTTCCTGGTGTTTGGCAACCTGAACACCGGCGTGCGGATCAACGGGCACGTTCCCACTTCGGCCCAGTTTGACGTAGGCACCAACAGTCATGGCCTAGTGGATGGCGACATCGTACTGGTGTGCAACTATCGGCAGGCCGCTCTTCTGCAGGTGACCAGTGCGAGTACCTCCAATAGCACTGTGGTTCACAACACAGGTGTTGCTGGGGTGTCGCCCGGAAACTGCAGCAAGGGTTTGGGCTACCCCACCGATTGCTCGAACGTCAACGGCAATCTGTACGACTTCAGTGGCGGCTACATGGTCAAGCTGACCAGCGAGATCTGGTACATCGGATTCAATGGGCGTGGTGGGCGGTCTCTATACAGAGCACGATTGGTGAACAGCGGTGGAACAGTCAGCGCAACGCCGCTGATTGAAGAGATTGCCGAAGGTGTCACCGACATGCAACTGACCTATCTGGAAACAGACGCCACGGGTGCATTGCCGACCGACTACGCGACCGCAGCCTCCGTCACCAGTTGGCCCCGGGTCAATGCCGTTCGCGTCACGCTGACCTTACAAAGCCTGCAGAACGTGGGCACCGACGGCGCCGCCCTGCAGCGCCAGATGACGCACGTGGTCACCCTTCGCAACCGCCTGCCATGA
- the pilV gene encoding type IV pilus modification protein PilV, which translates to MSNKHRQPARPARAGRSSQRGFGLIEVLVAVLVLAIGLLGIAGLQSSTLKNNQSAFERSQAVTLSYLMLDAMRANVNAARTGQYNISRTCSVSASTTLITSDQRLWMQALKQTLGDRDTTCGQITCQGERCTVRIFWDDTRAISGDSNQMVETISVL; encoded by the coding sequence ATGTCGAATAAACACAGACAACCTGCCCGTCCGGCGCGTGCCGGCCGTTCTTCCCAACGAGGCTTCGGCCTCATCGAAGTGCTCGTGGCCGTGCTCGTGCTGGCCATCGGCCTGCTGGGCATTGCAGGCCTGCAAAGCAGTACGCTGAAGAACAACCAGAGCGCATTCGAGCGCAGCCAGGCCGTGACCTTGAGCTACCTGATGCTGGACGCGATGCGCGCCAACGTGAATGCCGCGCGTACCGGGCAATACAACATCAGCAGAACATGCAGCGTCAGCGCCAGCACCACACTGATTACCAGCGACCAACGTCTCTGGATGCAGGCGCTGAAGCAGACCCTGGGAGATCGTGACACCACCTGCGGACAAATCACCTGCCAGGGTGAGCGATGCACCGTCCGCATCTTCTGGGACGACACGCGGGCTATCAGCGGCGACTCCAATCAGATGGTCGAGACGATCAGTGTGCTGTGA
- the glyA gene encoding serine hydroxymethyltransferase, producing MYDRNILIEQTDPELFAAIQAENARQEHHIELIASENYASPAVMAAQGTQLTNKYAEGYPGRRYYGGCEYVDVAEQLAIDRVKQIFGADAANVQPHCGASANEAVFLAFLKPGDTIMGMSLAEGGHLTHGMALNMSGKWFNVVSYGLNDKEEIDYDAMERKAHETKPKLIIAGASAYSLRIDFERFAKVAKDVGAIFMVDMAHYAGLIAAGVYPNPVPFADVVTSTTHKSLRGPRGGIILMKAEHEKAINSAIFPGLQGGPLMHVIAAKAVAFKEALAPEFKAYQQQVVKNAQIVAETLTQRGLRIVSGRTESHVMLVDLRAKGITGKEAEAVLGSAHMTINKNAIPNDPEKPMVTSGVRIGTPAMTTRGFKDEEARLTANLIADVLDNPRDPANIEAVRAKVNALTARFPVYK from the coding sequence ATGTACGACCGCAACATCCTCATCGAGCAAACCGATCCCGAACTGTTTGCCGCCATCCAGGCCGAAAACGCGCGCCAGGAACACCACATCGAGCTGATCGCCAGCGAAAACTACGCTTCACCCGCGGTCATGGCCGCCCAGGGCACCCAGCTCACCAACAAATACGCCGAAGGCTATCCGGGCCGCCGCTACTACGGTGGCTGCGAGTACGTGGACGTGGCCGAACAGCTGGCCATTGACCGTGTGAAACAGATCTTCGGCGCCGACGCCGCCAACGTGCAACCGCATTGCGGCGCCTCGGCCAACGAGGCCGTGTTCCTCGCCTTCCTCAAGCCGGGCGACACCATCATGGGCATGAGCCTGGCCGAAGGTGGTCACCTCACCCACGGCATGGCGCTCAACATGAGCGGCAAGTGGTTCAACGTGGTCAGCTACGGCCTGAACGACAAGGAAGAAATCGACTACGACGCCATGGAGCGCAAGGCCCACGAGACCAAGCCCAAGCTCATCATTGCCGGCGCCTCGGCCTACAGCCTGCGCATTGATTTCGAACGCTTCGCCAAAGTGGCGAAAGACGTCGGCGCCATCTTCATGGTGGACATGGCCCACTACGCCGGACTGATTGCGGCTGGCGTGTACCCCAACCCAGTGCCTTTTGCCGACGTGGTGACCTCCACCACCCACAAGAGCCTGCGCGGCCCGCGCGGCGGCATCATCCTGATGAAGGCCGAGCACGAAAAAGCCATCAACAGCGCCATCTTCCCAGGACTGCAGGGTGGCCCGTTGATGCACGTGATCGCGGCCAAGGCCGTGGCTTTCAAGGAAGCACTGGCGCCGGAGTTCAAGGCCTATCAGCAACAGGTGGTGAAGAACGCCCAGATCGTGGCCGAGACCCTGACCCAGCGTGGGCTGCGCATCGTGAGCGGCCGCACCGAGAGCCACGTGATGCTGGTGGACCTGCGCGCCAAGGGCATCACCGGCAAGGAAGCCGAGGCCGTGCTGGGCAGCGCCCACATGACGATCAACAAGAACGCCATCCCCAACGACCCAGAAAAGCCGATGGTCACCAGCGGCGTGCGCATCGGCACCCCGGCCATGACCACCCGAGGCTTCAAGGACGAAGAGGCCCGGCTGACCGCCAACCTGATCGCCGACGTGCTGGACAACCCGCGCGACCCAGCCAACATCGAGGCCGTGCGCGCCAAGGTCAACGCGCTGACGGCCCGGTTCCCGGTCTATAAATAA
- a CDS encoding pilus assembly protein: MLIISLILLVLITLIGVASLRNVVLEAKMSSNFYDRSLAFQSAEAGLRAGEAVAAAQAQTTPKHTSALALAAPTNATECSSTCSGGLCSAPGLYCEGRWAMNGFSGWTNATVSLNTQAGSSPQYFVEFLGNAFPCDPSTPLVNVTCARYRITARSQAGSDRAEVILQSVYATE; the protein is encoded by the coding sequence GTGCTCATCATCTCGCTCATCCTGCTGGTCCTCATCACATTGATCGGCGTGGCCAGTCTGCGCAACGTGGTGCTGGAAGCGAAGATGTCCTCCAACTTCTACGACCGCAGCCTAGCCTTCCAGTCGGCTGAAGCTGGGCTGCGTGCAGGCGAAGCCGTGGCCGCGGCTCAGGCCCAGACAACCCCCAAGCACACCAGTGCCCTGGCGCTCGCCGCGCCCACCAACGCCACCGAATGCAGTTCAACCTGTTCCGGCGGCCTGTGCTCCGCGCCGGGTCTCTACTGTGAAGGCCGTTGGGCCATGAACGGTTTCTCAGGTTGGACCAACGCCACCGTCAGCCTGAATACCCAGGCCGGGTCCTCGCCGCAGTATTTCGTGGAATTCCTGGGCAACGCGTTCCCCTGCGACCCCAGCACACCGCTGGTGAATGTCACCTGCGCCCGCTACCGCATCACGGCGCGCAGCCAAGCCGGATCCGATCGGGCGGAAGTGATTCTGCAGTCCGTCTACGCCACGGAATGA
- a CDS encoding GspH/FimT family pseudopilin translates to MDKSTYPLSKPTRHRSGGFTLIELMVTLAVAAILLGIAVPSFQGMMEKNRVAAQSNELLGGLQTARSEAIRKNATHRFCSASTGWIVRTPSSATAIREGTLQGSTTVGTFCADYRADGLPYSCTCDTATVGTTLITGGQITITSGAQTRNIRIRTGSIHVE, encoded by the coding sequence TTGGACAAGTCCACATACCCATTGAGCAAACCGACTCGACACCGTTCGGGCGGCTTTACGCTCATCGAGCTGATGGTGACGCTCGCCGTGGCAGCGATCCTTCTGGGTATCGCCGTACCCAGCTTCCAGGGCATGATGGAAAAAAATCGGGTCGCTGCGCAATCCAACGAGTTGCTGGGTGGGCTGCAAACCGCGCGCAGCGAGGCCATTCGCAAGAACGCAACGCACCGGTTCTGCAGTGCGAGCACTGGCTGGATCGTTCGCACGCCCTCTTCAGCCACGGCCATCCGCGAAGGCACCCTGCAAGGCAGCACCACGGTGGGCACCTTCTGCGCAGACTACCGGGCCGACGGCCTGCCTTACAGCTGCACCTGCGACACGGCCACCGTCGGTACCACCTTGATCACCGGTGGCCAGATCACCATCACGTCAGGCGCACAAACCCGCAACATCCGGATTCGCACGGGATCGATCCATGTCGAATAA
- a CDS encoding type IV pilin protein: MSTWQKSISRMAGKRMNNTSRMQGFTLIEVMIVVAVVAILAAVAYPSYQQSVAKTRRAAAQGCLVEMAQFMERFYTTNMRYDQTAAATPVAVALPNPACRADMTNFYTFSFTSGQPTQSTYTVQAAPQGSQATVDAGCGTLTLTQAGTKGRTGTAALGDCWR, encoded by the coding sequence ATGAGCACTTGGCAAAAGTCGATCAGCCGCATGGCTGGCAAACGCATGAACAACACCTCCAGAATGCAGGGTTTCACCCTGATCGAGGTGATGATCGTGGTGGCGGTGGTTGCCATTCTTGCGGCGGTGGCCTACCCGAGCTACCAGCAATCGGTCGCCAAGACGCGCCGCGCTGCCGCGCAGGGATGCCTGGTGGAAATGGCCCAGTTCATGGAGCGCTTCTACACGACCAACATGCGCTATGACCAGACAGCGGCCGCTACGCCGGTGGCCGTGGCGCTGCCAAACCCGGCCTGCCGAGCGGACATGACCAACTTCTATACGTTCAGTTTCACATCGGGTCAACCGACGCAGTCGACTTACACGGTACAGGCGGCCCCCCAAGGAAGCCAGGCAACGGTCGATGCTGGATGTGGCACATTGACCCTGACACAGGCCGGCACCAAAGGCAGGACCGGCACGGCCGCATTGGGAGATTGCTGGCGGTGA
- the nrdR gene encoding transcriptional regulator NrdR, translating into MKCPFCGHLETQVVETRISEDADFIRRRRQCGHCEKRFTTYERPEVSFPAVVKKDGRRVDYVPAKLRASFALALRKRPVSTEQVDAAIERIEEKLLNLGVREVPATRLGEMVMRELKKLDKVAYIRFASVYRSFDDVNEFMDAVRETTSRSSG; encoded by the coding sequence ATGAAATGCCCCTTCTGCGGTCACCTGGAGACCCAGGTCGTTGAGACCCGGATCTCCGAAGACGCCGACTTCATCCGCCGCCGCCGCCAATGTGGCCACTGCGAAAAGCGCTTCACCACCTATGAGCGCCCGGAAGTCAGCTTTCCAGCCGTGGTGAAAAAAGACGGTCGGCGCGTCGACTACGTGCCCGCCAAGCTCAGGGCGTCCTTCGCGCTGGCGCTGCGCAAACGCCCGGTCAGCACCGAGCAGGTCGACGCCGCCATCGAGCGCATCGAAGAAAAGCTGCTCAACCTGGGCGTCCGCGAAGTTCCCGCCACCCGCCTGGGTGAAATGGTGATGCGCGAACTCAAGAAGCTCGACAAAGTCGCCTACATACGCTTCGCGAGCGTGTACCGCAGCTTCGACGATGTGAACGAGTTCATGGACGCCGTGAGAGAAACCACCTCACGCAGCAGTGGCTGA
- a CDS encoding pilus assembly protein, whose translation MKLSTLANRVAKVALTTLAAGIYLSAGAVTWPSTPLGSTTNATPMTMLVMSKDHKLFYEAYNDASDVDGDGTLDIRFKPSINYYGLFDSGYCYNYSSDRFEPAGTTDNLGRCTGSAQWSGRWLNYMTTSRIDALRKVLYGGHREVDTTSDTVLRRAYIPQDSHSWGKEYHSETTDGYKISDYTPFNEPNGTNRRHFFGSLTSTDGVNCSTLSDCSDTRQPLLRVRTSVSGDHRIWEWASKERPVLGSTLSTGNFPNNTDGEVNYRVRVQVCTVNFHNGCKQYTNGGTPVYKPVGLLHDYGENESMYFGLLSGSYDKPMSGGRLRKAVSSFAEEVNGTTGQFNASAPIVNTLNKLRIRDFNNTRSDNAYRAGWVTTRSMTDGEFADWGNPVGELLYEATRYFSGKGVATTAYADGTTIDGEAGLSSATWDDPYASNSAASASSCARANFLTISDVNPSFDSDQIPGVYSEFGTFTGDLTGLNVETIGDTITSLESNITGLRFIGQSDTVYDTAPTPKTVTSLGRVRGLAPEEPTKRGSYYSASVARYAKTTDLRTTLTGNQTVDTYVVALSSPLPKIAVKTSSGRTITIVPFAKSVSGGGISNTKGQFQPTNQIVDFYVEKIANSGTSDADSSVNDGRYYAEFQINFEDVEQGADHDMDAISKYVVKENASGQVEVTVTPTYQAGGIQQNMGYIVSGSTQDGVYLVARDETSSPMYFLNVPAGRTPGYCDGTLTAAQQTECQNIPSIGQTVSTYTFTTSTSPSATLLKDPLWYAAKYGGYVDLNKSGGLDQDSEWDKDNDGVPDTYFFVQNPLKLKDSLKKAFENIIERSGSGGNVVANSTSLSTETFVYQGIFNSEKWSGDLRAYQATADGVADTPAWLASEHVPAHGARRIYYGSLSSGSLVGRAFEWSILSTGEQALFDNSSNILNYLRGDRTQEASNTLRPRNPDSVLGDIAHSSPFYVKDVNTVFIGANDGMLHAFDAQAGGELFAYIPSAGMARLKNISSLSYNTSHEFFVDGDITVSNRSQTAGVNYLVGALGRGGKGLFGLNVTDPATFDGDDVLWEYFSPTDPDLGYMLGRPIIAQLQNGTWAVIVGNGYNSTDQKAVLYVFNLATGALIRKIDTGVAGDNGLATPGLILDNTGKVTTAYAGDLKGNVWKFNLSSSTATDWSVAFSGAPLFTATSADGDPQPITAPITTHQKLVAEYAGDPHLNQWYIHFGTGSDFRVSDPSNIDKQSWYGLIDEGAPIARSDLLLTPGFQITSGSIGGRAARSFKAIDPDDMQLKKGWVIDLPAVGERMVTASRVYQLAEPTLLASSVIPVDDVCKPGGTGYLNAVNPYTGGRLTQPLFDFDDDGSFTDDTFSDGTYGGSIDLGIGKPGEPILIGDRLVVGGSDAKLGDVRVNLGGGGSSFRGRISWREIVR comes from the coding sequence ATGAAGCTGTCCACGCTCGCCAACCGTGTCGCAAAGGTGGCACTGACCACCCTGGCGGCCGGCATTTATCTCAGTGCCGGTGCCGTGACATGGCCCAGCACCCCTCTGGGGTCTACCACCAATGCCACCCCCATGACCATGCTGGTCATGAGCAAGGACCACAAGCTGTTCTACGAGGCCTACAACGATGCCAGCGACGTCGATGGTGATGGCACGCTGGACATCCGGTTCAAGCCGTCGATCAACTACTACGGCTTGTTTGACTCCGGTTATTGCTACAACTACAGCAGCGACCGTTTTGAGCCGGCCGGCACCACGGACAATCTGGGCCGTTGTACCGGCTCGGCCCAATGGTCTGGCCGCTGGCTCAACTACATGACCACCAGCCGCATCGACGCCTTGCGCAAAGTGCTCTATGGTGGCCACCGGGAGGTCGACACCACCAGCGACACCGTGCTGCGCCGCGCCTACATTCCGCAAGATTCGCACAGCTGGGGCAAGGAGTACCACAGCGAAACGACCGATGGTTACAAGATCAGCGACTACACCCCGTTCAACGAGCCCAATGGCACCAACCGTCGGCATTTTTTCGGCAGCCTGACCAGTACCGATGGAGTCAACTGCAGCACGTTGAGCGATTGCAGTGATACACGTCAGCCGCTGCTGCGCGTACGGACGAGTGTTAGCGGCGACCACCGGATCTGGGAATGGGCCTCCAAGGAGCGCCCGGTGCTGGGCAGCACGCTGTCCACAGGCAACTTCCCGAACAACACCGATGGCGAAGTCAACTACCGTGTCCGGGTTCAGGTCTGTACCGTCAACTTCCACAATGGCTGCAAGCAGTACACCAACGGTGGCACCCCCGTTTACAAACCGGTGGGGCTGCTGCACGACTACGGCGAAAACGAGAGCATGTACTTCGGCTTGCTGTCGGGCAGCTACGACAAGCCCATGAGTGGCGGACGGCTGCGCAAAGCAGTGTCCTCTTTTGCCGAAGAAGTCAACGGCACCACCGGGCAGTTCAACGCCAGTGCCCCCATCGTCAACACCCTCAACAAGCTGCGCATACGGGACTTCAACAACACACGAAGCGACAACGCCTATCGCGCGGGCTGGGTCACGACACGATCGATGACCGATGGCGAATTTGCCGACTGGGGCAATCCGGTGGGTGAATTGTTGTACGAAGCCACTCGCTACTTTTCCGGTAAAGGTGTCGCCACCACCGCCTACGCGGATGGCACTACGATTGATGGAGAGGCAGGTCTAAGCTCTGCAACTTGGGATGACCCGTATGCGTCCAACAGCGCTGCCAGTGCATCTTCCTGCGCGCGAGCCAATTTCCTGACCATCTCGGACGTCAACCCGTCATTCGACTCGGACCAGATCCCTGGCGTCTACAGCGAGTTTGGTACGTTCACGGGTGACCTGACTGGACTGAACGTCGAAACCATCGGCGACACCATCACCTCGCTGGAGTCCAACATCACCGGCCTGCGGTTCATCGGCCAGTCCGATACCGTTTATGACACGGCACCAACACCCAAGACCGTGACATCGCTGGGGCGGGTCCGCGGCTTGGCACCCGAAGAACCCACCAAGCGAGGCAGCTACTACAGCGCGTCGGTGGCCCGCTACGCCAAGACCACCGATTTGCGCACCACGTTGACGGGCAACCAGACTGTTGACACCTATGTGGTGGCGTTGAGCTCTCCCCTGCCCAAGATCGCGGTCAAGACATCCAGCGGGCGGACCATCACCATCGTTCCGTTCGCCAAGTCGGTGAGTGGTGGCGGCATTTCGAACACCAAGGGGCAGTTCCAGCCCACCAACCAGATTGTCGACTTCTATGTGGAGAAGATCGCCAATTCGGGGACCAGCGATGCCGACAGCAGCGTGAACGATGGCCGCTATTACGCCGAGTTCCAGATCAACTTCGAGGACGTGGAGCAAGGCGCCGACCATGACATGGACGCCATCTCGAAGTATGTCGTCAAGGAAAATGCATCGGGCCAGGTCGAGGTGACGGTCACACCCACCTACCAGGCCGGTGGCATTCAGCAGAACATGGGCTACATCGTGTCGGGCTCCACGCAGGATGGGGTCTACCTGGTGGCCCGGGATGAAACCTCAAGCCCCATGTATTTCCTGAACGTCCCCGCGGGACGGACGCCCGGCTACTGTGATGGGACATTGACGGCGGCCCAGCAGACCGAGTGCCAGAACATCCCATCCATCGGGCAGACCGTATCCACATACACGTTCACGACCAGCACCAGCCCTTCCGCCACCCTGCTCAAGGACCCGTTGTGGTACGCCGCCAAATACGGCGGTTATGTGGACCTCAACAAGAGTGGGGGCCTGGACCAAGATTCGGAATGGGACAAGGACAATGATGGCGTACCGGATACCTACTTCTTCGTGCAGAACCCGTTGAAACTCAAAGACTCCCTCAAGAAGGCGTTCGAGAACATCATCGAGAGAAGTGGCAGTGGTGGCAACGTGGTGGCCAACAGCACGTCCCTGTCGACCGAAACCTTTGTCTACCAAGGCATCTTCAACAGTGAAAAGTGGTCTGGCGATCTGCGGGCCTATCAAGCCACTGCCGACGGCGTCGCTGACACTCCGGCATGGCTTGCATCGGAACATGTCCCTGCACATGGCGCTCGCCGCATCTACTACGGATCCCTGAGCAGCGGCAGTCTGGTGGGCAGAGCGTTCGAGTGGTCTATCTTGTCAACGGGTGAGCAAGCCCTGTTTGACAACTCCTCGAACATCCTGAACTACCTCCGTGGCGACCGCACCCAGGAAGCGAGCAACACCCTGCGCCCCCGCAACCCGGACTCGGTGCTGGGTGACATCGCTCACTCGTCACCCTTCTACGTGAAGGACGTGAACACGGTCTTCATCGGTGCCAACGATGGCATGCTGCATGCCTTCGACGCGCAGGCAGGTGGCGAGCTTTTTGCCTACATCCCTAGCGCCGGTATGGCTCGGTTGAAAAACATTTCTAGCCTCAGCTATAACACCAGCCACGAGTTCTTTGTCGACGGCGACATCACCGTCTCGAACAGGAGCCAGACAGCTGGTGTGAATTACCTGGTCGGGGCCCTGGGCCGTGGCGGCAAGGGTCTGTTCGGCCTGAACGTGACCGACCCGGCCACCTTTGATGGGGACGATGTGCTGTGGGAGTATTTCTCCCCCACAGACCCAGACCTGGGCTATATGCTGGGTCGTCCGATCATTGCCCAGTTGCAGAACGGTACTTGGGCGGTGATCGTCGGCAACGGCTACAACAGCACCGACCAGAAGGCCGTGCTGTATGTGTTCAACTTGGCCACCGGTGCCCTGATCCGCAAGATCGATACCGGCGTGGCGGGAGACAATGGTCTGGCCACTCCGGGCCTGATTCTGGACAATACAGGCAAGGTCACCACCGCTTACGCGGGCGACCTCAAGGGCAATGTGTGGAAGTTCAACCTGAGCAGCAGTACCGCGACGGATTGGTCGGTGGCTTTCAGTGGAGCTCCCCTGTTCACGGCCACAAGCGCCGACGGGGACCCACAACCGATCACGGCGCCCATCACAACGCACCAAAAGTTGGTAGCGGAATACGCCGGTGACCCGCATTTGAACCAGTGGTACATCCATTTCGGTACCGGCAGTGACTTCCGGGTTTCGGACCCCAGCAACATCGACAAGCAGTCCTGGTATGGATTGATTGACGAAGGGGCGCCGATCGCGCGCTCCGATCTGCTGCTGACTCCGGGTTTTCAAATAACCTCGGGCTCGATTGGCGGCAGAGCAGCCCGCTCCTTCAAAGCGATTGACCCGGATGACATGCAACTCAAAAAAGGCTGGGTCATTGACCTGCCCGCCGTAGGTGAACGAATGGTCACGGCCTCTCGGGTTTATCAGCTGGCGGAGCCCACCCTGCTCGCCAGCTCCGTGATCCCGGTGGATGACGTTTGCAAGCCGGGTGGTACCGGTTACCTGAATGCGGTCAATCCTTACACCGGTGGCCGACTGACCCAACCCCTCTTCGACTTTGACGACGATGGGAGTTTCACCGACGACACATTCTCTGACGGCACCTATGGAGGCTCCATCGACCTGGGTATTGGCAAGCCCGGCGAACCCATCTTGATAGGCGACCGCCTGGTGGTGGGTGGCTCCGACGCCAAGTTGGGGGATGTTCGCGTCAACCTCGGTGGTGGTGGGTCATCGTTCCGTGGTCGCATTTCCTGGCGGGAGATTGTTCGATGA